In a single window of the uncultured Dysgonomonas sp. genome:
- a CDS encoding calcium-translocating P-type ATPase, PMCA-type, producing the protein MEGKKNYTGLTDSQVKESRQKHGANILTPPKKEPLWKLFLQKFEDPIIRILLIAAFLSLGISIIHNEYIETIGIFCAILLATGVSFWFEMDANKKFDVLNQVNDEDMITVMRNGNIRQVPKKDIVVGDIVFLEMGNEVPADGELFDAVSMQIDESCLTGELSIDKTIDPDHFEEGVTYPSNWVLRGTKVINGHGVFEVARVGDATEFGKVAEKSTEKVEGETPLNRQLDSLAKFIGVIGLVLAMLTFAVLFIKNIFNDPTVHVSLGELGLLGAVMIGVAIAMIKVWLPIIYDGLELAGKDIKLPKAVAKGSWLRWLLTGALVTIILAFSGYIFGVNPLDDDSWISIDVAANILQAFMVAVTLVVVAVPEGLPMSVTLSLALSMRRMLKMNNLVRKMHAVETMGATTVICTDKTGTLTQNQMQVASTNFYGVPDQNLTDSEVSRLVIGNISVNSTAFLDFSNKEKVSALGNPTEGALLLWLNKSKILYSNIRNKEEVLDQLPFSTERKYMATLVDSPKLKRKVLYVKGAPEVVFAKSILVAGVNGEAPVSEFKDIVDEQLLQYQNQAMRTLGFAYKYIDEANNQSVEELASGDLIFLGIAGISDPVRTDVPEAVERCLNAGIGVKIVTGDTYGTAKEIGRQIGIWKDEEDTDQNIIGGVDFENLSDDEAFDRVKDLKIMCRARPTDKQRLVHLLKQRGEIVAVTGDGTNDAPALNYADVGLSMGSGTSVAKEASDITLLDDSFSSIATAVMWGRSLYKNIQRFIFFQLTINVAALLIVFLGSIFGQELPLTVTQMLWVNLIMDTFAAGALASLPPDPNVMNSKPRKNSDFIITSSIGKHILTTGILFVILLLGMMYYFSSPEHLNSFFSYIPEADRNGYFLSYFFTVFVLLQFWNMFNAKAYGTGKSAFAGLSKSAGFEVVALIILIGQILIVTFGGEVFRTMPLTIQDWGIIIGGTSFVLWIGELIRLFKKK; encoded by the coding sequence ATGGAAGGAAAAAAGAATTACACAGGGCTAACAGACAGTCAGGTAAAAGAAAGCAGGCAAAAGCACGGAGCGAATATACTCACCCCGCCTAAGAAAGAACCTTTATGGAAGCTCTTTCTACAAAAGTTTGAAGACCCTATTATCCGCATCCTGCTTATAGCAGCATTTCTCTCTTTGGGAATATCCATCATACACAACGAATACATTGAAACCATCGGTATATTCTGCGCTATTCTACTGGCTACGGGAGTATCTTTCTGGTTTGAGATGGATGCTAATAAAAAGTTCGATGTCCTCAACCAGGTAAACGATGAGGATATGATCACCGTTATGCGTAACGGCAATATCCGTCAGGTGCCTAAAAAAGATATAGTAGTAGGTGATATCGTGTTTCTGGAAATGGGAAATGAAGTTCCTGCCGACGGAGAACTGTTCGATGCCGTATCCATGCAGATAGATGAATCCTGCCTTACAGGGGAGCTTAGCATAGACAAAACAATAGATCCCGATCACTTCGAAGAGGGTGTGACTTATCCATCCAACTGGGTACTTCGGGGCACGAAAGTAATAAACGGACACGGAGTTTTTGAAGTAGCCCGTGTAGGAGATGCCACAGAATTCGGTAAGGTTGCAGAAAAATCTACTGAAAAGGTAGAAGGGGAAACTCCTCTGAACCGGCAACTGGACTCTCTTGCCAAGTTTATCGGGGTAATCGGGCTTGTATTGGCAATGCTTACTTTTGCCGTCCTCTTTATAAAAAATATATTTAATGACCCTACAGTACATGTTTCCTTGGGCGAACTCGGCCTTCTCGGAGCAGTTATGATAGGTGTAGCCATAGCGATGATAAAAGTATGGCTGCCAATCATATACGATGGACTTGAACTTGCAGGGAAAGATATTAAACTACCGAAAGCTGTAGCCAAAGGCAGTTGGCTGAGATGGCTGCTTACAGGAGCATTGGTAACTATCATTTTAGCTTTTTCGGGATATATATTCGGGGTAAATCCTTTGGACGACGATTCGTGGATCAGTATAGATGTGGCTGCGAATATACTTCAGGCCTTTATGGTAGCTGTTACTCTCGTTGTAGTGGCAGTGCCGGAAGGACTGCCGATGAGTGTTACGCTCAGTCTGGCACTGAGTATGCGCCGCATGTTGAAGATGAACAACCTTGTGCGTAAAATGCATGCCGTGGAAACGATGGGAGCCACCACTGTTATCTGTACAGATAAAACAGGTACGCTCACTCAGAACCAGATGCAGGTAGCAAGTACAAATTTCTACGGAGTGCCAGATCAAAACCTGACAGATAGTGAAGTGAGCAGGCTGGTGATTGGAAATATATCGGTAAATTCGACAGCATTCCTCGATTTTTCAAATAAAGAAAAAGTTTCGGCATTGGGTAACCCCACCGAGGGAGCACTCTTATTATGGCTGAACAAAAGCAAGATATTGTATAGCAATATCCGTAATAAAGAAGAGGTACTGGACCAGTTGCCATTCTCTACCGAACGTAAATATATGGCAACCCTTGTAGATTCGCCTAAACTTAAACGAAAAGTATTATACGTAAAAGGTGCACCTGAAGTCGTTTTTGCAAAGAGTATCCTTGTAGCAGGCGTAAACGGAGAAGCTCCTGTCAGCGAATTCAAAGATATTGTAGACGAACAATTACTCCAGTATCAGAATCAGGCAATGCGTACTCTCGGGTTTGCATATAAATATATCGATGAAGCAAACAACCAATCCGTAGAAGAACTAGCCTCTGGCGATTTGATATTCTTAGGTATCGCTGGTATTTCCGATCCTGTACGTACAGATGTACCGGAAGCTGTAGAACGTTGTTTGAATGCGGGTATCGGAGTTAAGATAGTAACCGGAGACACATATGGCACCGCGAAAGAAATAGGTCGCCAGATCGGTATCTGGAAAGATGAGGAAGACACTGACCAGAATATAATAGGCGGTGTAGATTTCGAGAATCTCTCCGATGATGAAGCATTTGATAGAGTAAAAGATCTGAAAATAATGTGTCGTGCACGCCCTACCGATAAACAACGCCTTGTTCATTTACTGAAACAGCGTGGCGAGATTGTCGCCGTTACCGGTGACGGAACAAACGATGCTCCCGCCCTCAACTATGCCGATGTAGGTTTATCTATGGGTTCGGGAACATCGGTAGCTAAGGAGGCCAGCGACATTACACTTCTCGACGACTCATTCAGTAGCATTGCTACAGCAGTAATGTGGGGACGTTCGCTATATAAGAATATCCAACGGTTTATATTCTTCCAGCTGACAATCAACGTGGCAGCTCTGCTGATTGTATTCTTAGGTTCCATATTTGGCCAGGAACTGCCACTAACAGTAACACAGATGTTGTGGGTGAATCTGATAATGGATACATTTGCTGCCGGAGCTCTGGCTTCTCTCCCGCCCGATCCGAATGTAATGAATAGCAAACCAAGAAAGAACAGCGATTTTATCATAACCAGTTCTATCGGAAAACATATTCTGACTACAGGTATATTGTTTGTCATACTATTGTTGGGAATGATGTATTATTTCTCTTCCCCCGAACATCTTAATTCATTCTTTAGCTATATCCCTGAAGCAGACCGAAACGGATATTTCCTATCCTACTTCTTTACGGTATTTGTGTTGTTGCAATTCTGGAATATGTTTAATGCAAAGGCCTACGGTACAGGCAAATCTGCTTTTGCAGGCTTAAGTAAAAGCGCCGGATTTGAGGTAGTAGCCCTCATTATACTTATCGGACAGATACTGATAGTGACTTTCGGTGGTGAGGTATTCCGTACTATGCCGTTGACTATACAAGACTGGGGTATTATAATCGGAGGAACTTCATTCGTATTATGGATAGGGGAATTGATCCGCTTATTCAAAAAAAAGTAA
- a CDS encoding carboxypeptidase regulatory-like domain-containing protein: MRNIIQNLVVFTLLCALCQSCLIDKTEDPASISGVVKDSSGKGIAGVKVKLESLSVSPATETSSTGHYVLNIPSGGATAYIAFSKEGYTPLSQAATFRAGDNLTVDITLNALSEDAFFVVESKDDVQLKNGSGHYSILVKTNINFEVECDADWLDIKKTNGSITFDYSENETLEKRTAIINFSAEYNFTRTIKIEQDEGPVLELTDYLGKDNATNYLTSIPFISFNREVNLISSIASPQGVDLSPQYSADRKTIYFPNIKLSPFSAMKVSYVVESTDKATVKGYIELQPYEKSISTSGYWEHRIRFIKDNKHFWMRMSGYDGVVLDQYSLGDLTKTASIGWDKEGYGYTEFYYNAYNNSLYVFIKNKLDIYDASSGKFIKQIDLSSVIDPEYITDVAFGNNGYGLCIAWSNGKPKILYIDSANNHKCGVFSEDDMFYDPHHTNTLIVNRIEACDNGKTLVLSKGSEINDIFTVDITSKNIVHYSLYGQYFSANYYFPGVFLGGTYNRNASYIDSSSGNITKQSANSLGNSAVFLHSENNLPIMLTSELSRIDMKSGEEIKTADVSNISSIHSSNDGKSVIIEKDYKVYLFNSDLFLKYTSKIK, from the coding sequence ATGCGTAATATCATTCAAAACTTAGTCGTATTCACTCTACTATGTGCTCTTTGTCAATCATGTCTGATAGATAAAACAGAAGATCCGGCATCGATTTCAGGGGTTGTAAAAGATTCGTCCGGAAAAGGAATTGCAGGGGTAAAAGTGAAATTGGAATCCCTTTCTGTAAGCCCAGCCACAGAGACCTCCTCAACAGGGCATTATGTACTTAATATTCCATCGGGAGGTGCTACAGCTTATATCGCCTTCAGCAAGGAGGGATATACCCCGTTGTCGCAGGCTGCCACTTTCCGGGCTGGAGATAATCTGACAGTTGATATTACTTTAAATGCACTGTCGGAAGATGCTTTTTTTGTAGTGGAATCAAAGGATGATGTTCAACTCAAAAATGGAAGTGGGCACTATAGTATTTTGGTGAAAACAAATATAAATTTCGAGGTCGAATGTGATGCAGATTGGTTGGATATAAAGAAAACGAATGGTTCTATAACCTTCGATTATTCAGAAAATGAAACATTGGAGAAACGTACGGCAATTATTAATTTTAGTGCGGAATATAATTTTACAAGAACAATAAAAATAGAACAAGACGAAGGCCCTGTACTCGAATTAACGGATTATTTAGGAAAAGATAATGCAACAAACTATTTGACCTCTATCCCATTTATCTCATTCAATAGGGAAGTAAATCTGATTTCGTCAATAGCATCACCCCAAGGTGTTGACTTATCGCCTCAATATTCGGCTGATAGAAAAACAATATATTTTCCCAATATAAAGTTATCTCCATTTTCGGCTATGAAAGTATCGTATGTGGTGGAATCAACCGATAAAGCAACGGTAAAGGGCTATATTGAATTACAACCATATGAAAAATCTATTTCAACATCCGGCTATTGGGAGCATAGGATCAGGTTCATCAAGGATAATAAGCACTTCTGGATGCGAATGTCCGGCTATGATGGGGTAGTCCTGGATCAATATTCGTTGGGCGACCTGACCAAAACCGCAAGTATTGGTTGGGATAAGGAAGGGTATGGATATACGGAGTTCTATTATAATGCTTACAATAACTCATTGTATGTTTTTATTAAAAATAAGCTCGATATATATGATGCTTCTTCAGGAAAATTTATAAAACAGATCGACTTGTCATCGGTAATAGATCCCGAATATATAACAGATGTGGCCTTCGGTAACAATGGCTACGGGCTTTGTATAGCATGGAGCAATGGCAAACCTAAAATATTGTATATAGACTCAGCTAATAACCACAAATGTGGCGTATTCTCTGAAGATGATATGTTTTATGACCCCCATCATACCAATACGTTAATTGTAAACCGGATTGAAGCCTGTGATAATGGGAAAACACTCGTTTTATCGAAAGGTTCAGAGATCAATGACATATTTACTGTAGATATAACATCAAAGAATATTGTACATTATAGCCTGTACGGACAATACTTTTCTGCGAATTATTATTTCCCGGGGGTATTTCTGGGAGGGACTTATAACAGGAATGCCTCCTATATCGACAGTTCCTCAGGCAATATAACCAAACAGTCGGCGAATAGCCTGGGGAATAGCGCTGTATTTCTACATTCCGAAAATAATCTGCCCATAATGTTAACATCTGAATTGTCAAGAATAGATATGAAGTCGGGAGAAGAGATAAAGACGGCCGATGTATCAAATATATCCTCGATCCATTCATCTAACGACGGGAAATCAGTAATAATAGAGAAGGATTATAAAGTATATCTCTTCA
- a CDS encoding 4-hydroxy-3-methylbut-2-en-1-yl diphosphate synthase translates to MNYFNYKRRLSSETRIGDTPLGGSNPVRIQSMTNTNTNDTEASTEQVIRIVKAGADYVRLTAQGVREAENLRNIKDAVRAQGYITPLIADIHFNPRAAEAAARIVEKVRINPGNFVDRVKTFETFEYTDEEYAQEIEKIRAKLIPLLNICKEHKTAIRIGVNHGSLSDRIMSRYGDTPEGMVESCMEFLHICIAEEFRDIVISMKTSNTVVMSKAVRLLIARMEKEGLNFPLHLGVTEAGDGEDGRIKSAVGIGSLLSDGIGDTIRVSLSEDPEYEVPVAQKLVAYIKQKENHPEIIAKACDKFSPFSTDRRETYTVGNIGGDNLPVVISDRSEGNFEFNVHFLPDYLYVGKELPLGAPRAIPSIIDLDGWKGEKNTYPLFGKSNWEKIRGNDAAIKFLRLSYPELDDNIITLLKADKSIAIILSTNHINGVGEQRAFIHTLMNNDCDTPVIPNRRYEENETEDLQIKAAADFGTLYLDGFGNGIMLENQGSISLKNIDAYMFGILQASRIRTSKTEYISCPSCGRTLFDLQTTVALVKGATSHLKHLKIGVMGCIVNGPGEMADADYGYVGAEKGKISLYKKKHLIEKNIASEEAVERLVQLIKDNGDWMEPEN, encoded by the coding sequence ATGAATTATTTCAATTATAAAAGGCGTTTGTCTTCCGAAACCAGAATTGGCGACACTCCGCTCGGAGGCAGCAATCCTGTACGGATACAATCGATGACAAATACTAACACCAACGATACCGAAGCCAGTACCGAACAAGTTATCAGAATAGTAAAGGCCGGAGCTGACTATGTACGCCTCACTGCACAGGGAGTACGCGAAGCCGAGAATCTCAGAAATATAAAAGATGCGGTAAGGGCGCAGGGATACATCACCCCTCTGATTGCCGACATACACTTTAATCCGCGTGCGGCAGAAGCGGCTGCAAGAATAGTAGAGAAAGTGCGAATCAATCCGGGTAATTTTGTTGACAGGGTGAAGACTTTCGAAACATTCGAATACACAGATGAAGAATATGCACAGGAAATAGAGAAAATCAGGGCTAAACTCATTCCTTTGCTCAATATATGTAAAGAACATAAAACAGCTATCCGCATCGGGGTAAATCACGGTTCATTATCCGACCGTATTATGAGCCGTTATGGCGACACTCCCGAAGGTATGGTGGAGTCATGTATGGAGTTCCTCCATATTTGCATTGCTGAAGAATTCAGGGATATTGTAATTTCCATGAAAACTTCGAATACTGTTGTAATGTCGAAAGCTGTTCGCCTGCTTATTGCCCGTATGGAAAAAGAAGGTCTCAATTTCCCGTTGCACCTCGGAGTCACTGAGGCGGGAGATGGTGAAGACGGGCGTATAAAATCAGCTGTAGGTATCGGTTCGCTTCTTTCCGATGGTATCGGCGACACCATCCGTGTATCCCTGAGCGAAGATCCGGAATATGAAGTACCTGTGGCTCAAAAACTTGTTGCATATATCAAACAGAAAGAAAATCATCCGGAAATAATAGCTAAGGCCTGTGATAAATTCTCTCCGTTCTCTACCGACCGCAGGGAAACATATACGGTGGGGAATATCGGAGGAGACAATCTACCTGTGGTGATTTCGGATCGTTCGGAAGGTAATTTCGAATTCAATGTTCATTTCCTTCCAGATTATCTATATGTCGGGAAAGAGTTACCACTTGGCGCACCACGTGCAATACCTTCTATTATAGATTTAGACGGATGGAAAGGGGAAAAGAATACATACCCCCTGTTCGGTAAATCGAATTGGGAAAAGATAAGGGGTAATGATGCGGCGATCAAATTCCTGCGTCTCTCATATCCTGAATTAGATGACAATATTATCACCCTGCTGAAAGCAGACAAATCAATAGCCATTATTCTTTCGACCAATCACATCAACGGTGTAGGAGAGCAGCGCGCATTTATACACACCCTGATGAATAATGATTGTGATACACCCGTAATACCTAACCGCAGATATGAAGAGAATGAAACGGAAGACCTGCAGATAAAAGCGGCGGCTGATTTCGGAACTCTTTATCTCGACGGCTTCGGCAATGGTATTATGCTTGAGAACCAAGGAAGTATTTCATTGAAAAATATAGATGCATACATGTTCGGAATTTTACAGGCATCGCGCATCCGTACAAGTAAAACCGAATATATATCCTGCCCTAGTTGCGGACGTACATTATTTGACCTGCAAACAACCGTCGCATTAGTAAAAGGTGCCACCTCACACCTTAAACACCTTAAGATAGGAGTTATGGGCTGCATCGTTAATGGCCCGGGAGAGATGGCGGATGCCGATTATGGTTATGTAGGTGCTGAGAAAGGAAAGATATCCCTTTATAAAAAGAAGCACCTGATAGAAAAAAATATTGCTTCGGAAGAGGCTGTGGAAAGGCTTGTCCAACTTATTAAAGACAATGGCGACTGGATGGAGCCGGAGAATTAA